A single Desulfovibrio piger DNA region contains:
- the rplM gene encoding 50S ribosomal protein L13 encodes MKTFSPTPKDINHEWFVVDAQDQVLGRLASQIAHRLRGKHKPEFARHMDNGDFIVVVNCEKIKVTGTKMAHKNYYRHSGWVGGLKTTSLGDMLASKPERVLMAAVRGMLPKNRLGRAMLKKLKIYAGPEHPHTAQNPQPLTLPY; translated from the coding sequence ATGAAGACGTTCAGCCCCACCCCGAAAGACATCAACCACGAATGGTTTGTGGTTGACGCCCAGGATCAGGTGCTGGGTCGTCTGGCCAGCCAGATCGCCCACCGCCTGCGCGGCAAGCATAAGCCCGAATTCGCCCGTCACATGGACAACGGCGACTTTATCGTCGTGGTCAACTGCGAAAAGATCAAGGTGACCGGCACCAAGATGGCCCACAAGAACTACTATCGCCACTCCGGCTGGGTGGGCGGTCTGAAGACCACCTCCCTGGGCGATATGCTGGCTTCCAAGCCCGAGCGCGTGCTCATGGCCGCTGTGCGTGGCATGCTGCCCAAGAACCGTCTGGGCCGCGCCATGCTGAAGAAGCTCAAGATTTACGCGGGTCCCGAACACCCGCACACGGCTCAGAACCCGCAGCCGCTGACCCTGCCTTACTAA
- the rpsI gene encoding 30S ribosomal protein S9 has translation MSDKFEYGTGRRKTATARTRVYAGSGNITVNGRAFEDYFPRKTLQMIIRQPLVLSKLAEKLDVRVNVAGGGVAGQAEAVRHGISRALLLVDPALRPILKKAGFLTRDARKKERKKYGLRAARARYQYSKR, from the coding sequence ATGAGCGACAAATTCGAATACGGCACCGGCCGCCGCAAGACCGCCACTGCCCGCACCCGCGTCTACGCTGGCTCCGGCAACATCACGGTGAACGGTCGTGCCTTTGAGGATTACTTCCCCCGCAAGACCCTGCAGATGATCATCCGTCAGCCCCTCGTGCTGTCCAAGCTGGCTGAAAAGCTGGACGTGCGCGTCAACGTGGCCGGCGGCGGCGTGGCCGGTCAGGCCGAAGCCGTGCGTCACGGTATTTCCCGCGCCCTGCTGCTGGTGGATCCCGCCCTTCGTCCCATCCTGAAGAAGGCCGGCTTCCTGACCCGCGATGCGCGCAAGAAGGAACGCAAAAAGTACGGTCTGCGCGCTGCCCGCGCCCGTTACCAGTACTCGAAGCGTTAA